From one Microbulbifer sp. A4B17 genomic stretch:
- a CDS encoding neutral/alkaline non-lysosomal ceramidase N-terminal domain-containing protein, with protein sequence MKTMINGCLIALVLLIGYPSLANSSEWLVGVGKYDITGPAADVGMVGYGDTGQTTKGIHTRLWSRAFVISDSADDKRLVFVSADLQGIPQGVKQGVVDKLKSWYGNSKYTEQNVMLTATHTHVGPGGYDHYVMLNMSALGYAEDNYKVIVDGIFQSIVEADSGLTPGDIFIEQGTLLDTSINRNPIPYAGNTDSNNYQYDTNKTVTQLKLVDGNNNALGIINWFAVHNVSLGTGQRQLSADHKGAASQLLESWAVKQGAASEFTAAFANSNLGDASPNICGPRDGCGNTEYDSLILAAEKQVAKAQSLYQSASVKLEDSLDYRHQHIYFPGYTVAGEFTGDGQQEICEGAVGWSFTAGSTWDGPSEIDGIFEGMSVENEGEDWDRSAGLFESVIDGYPLFGLMNLFSAAAVYEDTQDDPCQYPKPTFVEREVVGQALYTPYLPFQLFRIGSIALVAAPGEMTTMAGRRLEAEVLSALEESGVTTVVIAGLANAYSGYITTPEEYDRQHYEGAHTIYGPNTLAAYRQIYTEMAYAMVNGVEIAPGPTPEDLSDDQIINVIGVVYDDKRLWESFGQVWDDVNSSYSIGDMVSVSFRSGHPRNDPKTEGTFIEVQRKVNGSWETYLSDDDLDTRFIWTRDTAIDCMACSFAEGQWIIGEDTPSGTYRIKHYGNWKSGWSGNISSYSGKSSSFIVSN encoded by the coding sequence ATGAAAACAATGATTAATGGTTGTCTTATTGCCCTGGTGTTACTCATTGGGTACCCGTCACTTGCAAATTCATCTGAATGGCTTGTCGGAGTTGGAAAGTATGATATTACAGGACCGGCAGCTGATGTTGGTATGGTGGGTTATGGCGATACAGGTCAAACGACGAAGGGGATCCACACCCGCTTATGGTCACGTGCATTTGTGATTTCTGATAGCGCTGACGACAAGCGTTTAGTTTTTGTGTCGGCAGACTTACAGGGAATTCCTCAAGGCGTTAAACAGGGGGTTGTAGATAAGTTAAAGAGTTGGTACGGCAATAGTAAGTATACTGAACAGAATGTGATGCTGACCGCCACACATACTCATGTTGGTCCAGGAGGCTATGATCATTATGTCATGCTAAATATGAGTGCCCTCGGATATGCCGAAGATAACTATAAAGTCATTGTTGATGGTATCTTTCAATCAATCGTTGAAGCGGACAGCGGGTTAACTCCAGGTGACATATTTATAGAGCAGGGGACATTACTGGATACCAGTATCAACCGAAATCCGATTCCCTATGCAGGAAATACTGATTCTAATAATTACCAGTACGATACCAATAAAACAGTGACCCAGCTTAAACTAGTTGATGGAAATAATAATGCTTTGGGAATTATCAATTGGTTCGCAGTACACAATGTCTCTTTGGGTACTGGGCAGCGTCAACTCAGCGCCGATCATAAAGGTGCGGCGAGTCAATTGTTAGAATCTTGGGCGGTTAAGCAGGGTGCAGCAAGTGAATTTACGGCAGCATTTGCCAATAGTAACCTGGGAGACGCATCCCCGAATATTTGTGGACCCAGAGATGGATGTGGAAATACTGAATATGACAGCTTAATTTTAGCCGCAGAAAAGCAAGTTGCCAAAGCACAGTCACTTTATCAATCAGCATCTGTGAAGCTTGAAGATAGCTTGGATTATCGGCATCAACACATCTATTTCCCGGGGTATACCGTAGCTGGTGAATTTACCGGTGATGGACAGCAGGAAATTTGTGAAGGCGCAGTGGGCTGGTCATTTACCGCGGGGTCAACCTGGGATGGCCCCAGTGAAATTGATGGAATTTTTGAAGGGATGTCTGTGGAAAATGAGGGTGAGGACTGGGATAGAAGTGCAGGGTTATTCGAGTCAGTGATTGATGGCTATCCCCTTTTTGGCTTAATGAATCTATTCTCTGCAGCAGCAGTATATGAAGATACTCAAGATGATCCCTGCCAGTACCCCAAACCTACGTTTGTAGAGCGCGAAGTGGTTGGTCAGGCACTTTATACACCCTACCTGCCTTTCCAGCTATTTCGTATAGGATCTATTGCTCTGGTAGCTGCGCCAGGTGAAATGACCACCATGGCAGGACGGCGTCTCGAGGCAGAAGTATTGTCAGCTTTGGAGGAGAGTGGTGTCACTACCGTTGTGATTGCAGGTTTGGCAAATGCCTATTCCGGTTACATAACTACCCCAGAAGAATATGACAGACAGCATTATGAAGGAGCTCACACAATTTATGGTCCGAATACCCTTGCGGCTTATCGACAAATATATACCGAAATGGCTTATGCAATGGTCAATGGTGTGGAAATAGCTCCTGGGCCTACTCCTGAGGATTTATCTGATGATCAAATTATTAATGTCATTGGAGTTGTTTATGATGATAAGCGCCTGTGGGAGTCCTTTGGACAGGTATGGGATGATGTAAATAGTAGTTACAGCATAGGTGATATGGTATCTGTTAGCTTTCGTTCCGGCCATCCCCGCAACGATCCAAAAACTGAAGGTACTTTTATTGAAGTACAGCGCAAAGTTAATGGCAGTTGGGAAACTTATCTTAGTGACGATGATTTAGATACACGTTTTATTTGGACACGGGATACGGCTATTGATTGTATGGCTTGTTCATTTGCAGAAGGGCAGTGGATTATTGGAGAAGATACACCATCAGGTACTTACCGAATAAAACATTATGGAAACTGGAAAAGTGGTTGGAGCGGAAATATTTCCAGCTACTCTGGGAAATCGAGCAGTTTTATCGTAAGTAATTGA
- a CDS encoding cellulose binding domain-containing protein, translating to MTIQSEWEDGYMASVVIRNTGAEPISEWELSWQWPSDQEVTLIWNATSLQNENLISVVGKEGYVKVPVGQAQSFGFNIKYSGGEQKPSHINASCNDTTNNPNPPSRRLLDPLSQYNLILGTQTINPKYTFTKKGSLLESAEAIYEMGSNLLKIALSPSLYSELSNTGLDYQFKRILEEIPEFQQVLEMDFSIYMFWVEDSGSWMDNKGMSEEELQWQYDKVYSLAEYLLTEYSGSGKTFMIGHWEGDWNLVQKTDGIRDDSQETIPAKRIQGLIDWVNIRQKAIDDAKANITHSDVNLYHYIEVNRVESAMQGKERITNAVLPHTNVDLVSYSAYDLTTKEKHSDFSTLHSELTAALEFINSNLPKKSGLPFEKRVFIGEYGYGESWFKDWGTRSGEAQDMLSRNVIKTALQWGTPFILYWQMYDNEYDSWINDFTGYWLVDKDGNKKEIYNTHQKYYKDAKTFLNNYYLENSSLPSESEFRSYALKWFESSKNPTQQSKPDTTPTIPEEPSEPSGQCNVEYTVQSDWGSGFMANVVIYNLGETPLDEWQLQWNWQGNQSITHFWNAQVTESNGGITVTSESPIRAGEAQAFGFNANYSGENIPPIIIGNCKGTTATEPSQSGESPHKSNKNLKSNSIKLWFIGDSITYGMTTLPYNSNGFRSQVWDYLVKAADGNSIFPIDKESTSEQLILKYNGKHLKTIGTISGPTGPDDFSQQTKNYWHSGIPGATTNDLLCYLDPRHHQITPGYNFTRCLDSINNFNQVLNEKCRENASSTDWLTNQACDLTQDITSKDSVVIPIQLGTNDITFLSMNSAIDCSLPIKEDSESAQQLNGVVNNIISSPHNISGTSITDRIQSYFESIDIPSDKIVFLISTIPRRTEMDGQDPKNYCTDFYNQKIRKTLSEASNTKNIFFAEQGNIIPTGDPVHPTTQGHKIMACNLLYGENHGHSDILSCILPNNIPDEGLLKAIDHISN from the coding sequence ATGACTATACAGAGCGAGTGGGAAGATGGATATATGGCTTCAGTAGTTATACGTAATACAGGTGCCGAGCCAATTAGCGAGTGGGAACTTTCATGGCAGTGGCCTTCAGACCAAGAGGTCACACTTATATGGAATGCTACTTCACTACAAAATGAAAACTTAATTTCTGTAGTTGGAAAAGAAGGCTATGTAAAGGTACCTGTTGGCCAAGCCCAATCTTTTGGTTTTAACATTAAATACTCAGGTGGTGAGCAGAAACCTTCTCATATTAACGCTAGTTGTAACGACACCACCAACAATCCTAATCCGCCTTCACGAAGGCTGTTAGATCCTCTTTCACAATACAATCTTATTTTAGGCACTCAAACGATCAATCCTAAGTATACATTCACAAAAAAGGGATCACTTCTTGAGAGTGCTGAGGCTATTTACGAAATGGGTTCTAACTTACTCAAGATTGCCCTTTCTCCCAGCTTGTATAGCGAGTTAAGTAACACCGGGCTCGATTATCAATTCAAGCGAATACTGGAAGAGATTCCAGAATTTCAGCAGGTATTGGAGATGGATTTCTCTATCTACATGTTTTGGGTGGAGGACTCAGGTTCCTGGATGGATAATAAAGGAATGAGTGAAGAAGAGCTTCAGTGGCAGTATGACAAAGTTTATTCACTGGCAGAGTATTTACTAACTGAATATAGCGGCTCCGGTAAAACATTTATGATTGGGCACTGGGAAGGGGATTGGAACCTGGTTCAAAAGACTGATGGGATTAGAGATGACAGTCAGGAAACTATCCCCGCTAAGCGTATACAGGGTCTAATTGACTGGGTCAATATTCGGCAAAAAGCCATTGATGATGCCAAAGCAAATATCACCCATTCGGACGTTAACCTATATCATTATATCGAGGTCAATAGAGTTGAATCTGCAATGCAGGGAAAGGAGCGAATAACCAATGCCGTACTACCCCATACCAATGTAGATTTAGTTTCTTATTCAGCTTACGATCTCACTACCAAAGAAAAGCATTCAGATTTTTCTACTCTTCATAGTGAGTTAACCGCAGCTTTAGAATTTATCAATTCAAATCTTCCCAAGAAATCTGGACTGCCATTCGAAAAAAGGGTTTTCATTGGCGAGTATGGTTACGGGGAATCCTGGTTTAAGGATTGGGGAACCCGCTCTGGCGAAGCTCAGGATATGCTATCACGCAATGTAATAAAAACGGCGCTCCAATGGGGTACTCCATTTATTTTGTACTGGCAAATGTATGACAATGAATATGATAGCTGGATCAATGACTTCACTGGTTACTGGCTTGTTGACAAGGATGGTAATAAAAAGGAGATTTATAATACCCACCAGAAGTACTACAAGGACGCGAAAACATTCTTAAATAACTATTATTTGGAAAACTCCTCCCTCCCATCAGAAAGCGAATTCCGAAGCTATGCCTTAAAATGGTTTGAATCTTCGAAAAATCCTACGCAACAATCCAAACCTGACACTACCCCCACGATACCGGAAGAACCCAGTGAACCTTCAGGCCAATGTAATGTGGAATATACCGTTCAAAGTGACTGGGGAAGTGGCTTTATGGCAAATGTGGTTATTTATAATTTGGGGGAGACTCCTCTCGATGAATGGCAATTGCAGTGGAACTGGCAAGGTAACCAATCAATCACACACTTTTGGAATGCACAAGTCACAGAAAGTAACGGGGGTATAACTGTCACTAGTGAATCACCTATTCGAGCAGGAGAGGCCCAGGCATTTGGGTTTAATGCAAATTATTCAGGGGAAAACATCCCACCAATCATCATTGGCAACTGCAAAGGTACTACCGCTACTGAACCTTCACAGTCTGGCGAATCTCCTCACAAGTCTAATAAAAATTTAAAAAGTAACAGTATTAAGCTGTGGTTTATCGGTGATTCGATTACTTACGGGATGACAACTCTCCCTTATAATTCAAACGGATTTCGTAGCCAGGTCTGGGACTATCTTGTCAAAGCAGCCGATGGCAACTCAATCTTTCCTATAGATAAAGAGTCTACCAGTGAGCAACTAATTCTAAAATATAATGGAAAACATCTAAAAACGATTGGTACTATCTCTGGACCAACAGGCCCTGATGACTTTTCTCAACAAACCAAAAATTACTGGCACTCTGGAATACCTGGAGCTACAACTAACGACTTACTTTGCTATCTTGATCCGAGACACCATCAAATCACCCCTGGCTACAATTTCACCCGCTGCCTCGACTCCATAAATAACTTTAATCAAGTTCTCAACGAAAAGTGCAGGGAGAATGCAAGCAGTACAGATTGGCTCACTAATCAAGCCTGTGATTTAACTCAAGATATAACCTCTAAGGATAGCGTAGTCATACCTATACAGCTCGGGACCAACGACATCACTTTCCTCAGTATGAATAGTGCAATTGATTGTAGCCTTCCAATAAAAGAAGACAGTGAATCAGCACAGCAACTAAATGGAGTCGTCAATAATATTATATCGTCACCCCATAACATCAGTGGCACATCAATAACAGATAGAATACAAAGTTACTTTGAGAGCATAGATATACCTTCTGATAAAATTGTATTCTTAATTTCAACCATCCCTCGTCGAACTGAAATGGACGGACAAGATCCGAAAAATTACTGTACTGATTTTTATAATCAAAAAATAAGGAAAACTCTGTCTGAGGCCTCCAACACCAAAAATATTTTCTTTGCAGAGCAAGGGAACATTATCCCTACTGGAGATCCAGTACACCCTACAACTCAAGGCCATAAGATTATGGCTTGTAACTTGCTGTATGGTGAAAACCATGGTCATTCGGATATTCTTTCCTGTATTCTCCCCAATAACATTCCTGATGAAGGGCTATTAAAAGCAATAGATCATATATCCAACTAG
- a CDS encoding DUF3524 domain-containing protein yields the protein MKVLLLSAYDADSHKRWREGLVKAFPEWQWTLLTLPPRYFSWRIRGNSLSWGRGKPAQVLKQGWDLIVATSMTDLSALRGLVPEIVGVPTVVYFHENQFAYPVSSDAFRSIEPQLLNIYTALACDLVLFNSEYNRRTLLEGTEKLLKRFPDCVPQGVCEEIKEKSRVLPVPIEDIVFDSRANDEVFSWSCRAENAYLGEAGEDTLIISWAARWEYDKGADRLLEILRGLKASNVKFVVNLMGQSFRNSPTEFTQIQEEFAGHLLIFGYLESAKDYRQVLRHSHIFLSTAYHEFQGLAVMEAAILGATPLVPDEQCYPEFYPKPFLYSSCSDAILKLESMYLSLSSGSKLKKVDFSKFSGKVMWAEYRDQFVSLVNK from the coding sequence ATGAAAGTTTTACTACTCTCTGCTTATGATGCGGATAGTCACAAGCGTTGGCGCGAAGGATTGGTAAAGGCATTTCCCGAGTGGCAATGGACCCTACTCACTTTGCCTCCACGTTACTTTAGTTGGCGTATTCGCGGTAACAGCCTTTCCTGGGGTAGAGGGAAACCTGCGCAAGTTCTAAAGCAGGGTTGGGATTTGATTGTTGCCACATCAATGACTGACCTGAGTGCTTTGCGCGGATTAGTCCCCGAAATCGTAGGGGTGCCCACAGTTGTGTATTTCCATGAGAATCAGTTTGCATATCCAGTTAGCTCCGATGCCTTTCGCTCGATTGAGCCCCAGTTACTGAATATTTACACGGCTTTGGCTTGTGACCTGGTCCTATTTAACTCCGAATACAACCGCCGCACCTTGTTAGAGGGCACTGAAAAATTACTAAAGCGCTTTCCCGATTGTGTTCCGCAAGGCGTTTGTGAAGAGATTAAAGAAAAATCACGAGTTCTTCCCGTACCTATAGAAGATATCGTTTTTGATAGTAGGGCAAATGACGAGGTATTTTCTTGGAGTTGCCGAGCAGAGAATGCTTATTTGGGTGAGGCTGGTGAAGATACCTTAATTATCAGTTGGGCCGCCCGCTGGGAGTATGACAAAGGTGCAGACCGATTGCTGGAAATCCTCCGGGGCTTGAAAGCTAGCAACGTTAAGTTTGTTGTCAATCTGATGGGGCAATCATTTCGCAATAGCCCCACTGAGTTTACTCAAATACAAGAGGAATTTGCTGGACATCTACTAATATTTGGATATCTCGAAAGTGCTAAAGACTATCGTCAAGTACTGCGACATAGCCATATATTCTTATCTACGGCTTACCATGAATTTCAGGGATTGGCGGTAATGGAAGCGGCTATCCTCGGAGCGACTCCTTTAGTGCCCGATGAACAGTGCTATCCGGAGTTCTATCCTAAACCTTTCCTCTATTCGAGTTGTAGCGACGCAATACTGAAGTTGGAATCAATGTACCTGTCATTGTCGTCGGGTTCTAAATTAAAAAAAGTCGATTTTAGTAAGTTCTCAGGAAAAGTAATGTGGGCAGAGTATAGAGACCAATTCGTAAGCCTTGTTAATAAATAG
- a CDS encoding NAD(P)-dependent oxidoreductase has protein sequence MATVAFIGLGVMGYPMAGHLSNAGHMVRIYNRTVSRADQWLQEYDGESFATPAEAAKGAEVVFACVGNDGDLRQVVTGGKGAFNSMTEGTLFVDHTTASADVARELAAAANEKGIGFLDAPVSGGQAGAENGFLTVMIGGDKADFDKVQPFINSYARAINLMGPVGSGQLCKMVNQICIAGVVQGLAEGLHFAKAAGLDGEQVVDVISKGAAQSWQMENRSKTMLAGEYDHGFAVDWMRKDLAIVLQEAQHNGALLPVTALVDQFYSEVQAIGGARWDTSSLFARLMNVRSFD, from the coding sequence ATGGCAACAGTTGCATTTATTGGATTGGGGGTAATGGGATACCCCATGGCTGGTCATCTTTCCAATGCGGGTCATATGGTGCGAATTTACAATCGCACAGTTAGTCGTGCGGATCAGTGGCTACAAGAATATGATGGCGAAAGCTTTGCAACACCTGCCGAAGCTGCTAAAGGTGCAGAGGTCGTCTTTGCCTGCGTGGGCAATGATGGTGACCTTCGCCAGGTGGTAACAGGCGGGAAGGGGGCATTCAATAGTATGACTGAAGGGACTTTGTTTGTGGACCACACAACAGCCTCTGCAGACGTTGCCCGTGAACTTGCGGCTGCCGCCAATGAAAAGGGAATCGGTTTTCTGGATGCTCCTGTTTCTGGAGGTCAAGCCGGCGCTGAGAATGGTTTTTTGACGGTTATGATCGGGGGAGATAAAGCTGATTTCGACAAAGTACAGCCCTTCATCAACAGCTATGCAAGAGCGATCAACCTGATGGGACCTGTAGGCAGCGGTCAGTTGTGTAAAATGGTCAATCAAATATGTATTGCAGGTGTAGTTCAAGGGCTTGCTGAGGGCTTACACTTCGCCAAAGCTGCCGGTTTAGATGGGGAACAGGTAGTTGATGTGATTTCCAAGGGGGCTGCGCAAAGCTGGCAAATGGAAAACCGGTCAAAAACCATGCTGGCTGGAGAGTATGATCATGGTTTTGCTGTGGATTGGATGCGTAAAGATCTGGCGATAGTGCTTCAAGAGGCACAGCACAACGGCGCCTTATTGCCAGTTACTGCTCTGGTGGATCAGTTTTACAGCGAAGTACAGGCCATCGGAGGGGCTCGTTGGGATACCTCCAGTTTGTTCGCACGCTTAATGAATGTACGATCCTTCGATTAA
- a CDS encoding undecaprenyl-diphosphate phosphatase has translation MDTFQIVILALIQGLTEFLPISSSAHLILPSEILGWEDQGLAFDVAVHFGSLLAVVFYFRKDIWVLIRDGLGGFTDKQFTDEGRLAWLIVLATIPVGLAGLVFKGYIETHLRSAGVIAATTIGFGVLLWWADVKGRRVESLAQLNWKKALLIGFSQVLALIPGTSRSGITMTAGLMLGMKREAAARFSFLMSIPVIALSAMLLTVELLTLESVPWNDLLLGTVLSCLSAYLCIHFFLQFISRIGMAPFAIYRLILGAILIWMIWG, from the coding sequence ATGGATACATTTCAGATTGTAATACTGGCCCTGATTCAGGGCCTGACAGAATTTCTCCCTATCTCCAGTTCTGCACACTTGATCTTACCCTCTGAGATATTGGGCTGGGAGGATCAGGGGTTGGCCTTCGACGTGGCTGTCCATTTTGGCTCTTTATTGGCAGTAGTATTTTACTTCCGTAAAGATATCTGGGTGTTAATCAGGGATGGCCTCGGAGGTTTTACGGACAAACAGTTTACCGATGAGGGGCGATTGGCCTGGCTGATTGTTCTCGCCACAATTCCCGTGGGGTTGGCCGGGTTGGTGTTTAAAGGCTATATCGAAACCCACTTGCGTTCTGCAGGTGTTATCGCTGCCACTACTATCGGCTTTGGCGTATTGCTGTGGTGGGCAGATGTCAAGGGTCGCAGGGTAGAGTCCTTGGCCCAGTTAAATTGGAAAAAAGCACTTTTGATTGGTTTCTCACAAGTATTGGCCCTGATTCCTGGTACTTCTCGCTCTGGTATCACCATGACTGCGGGATTGATGCTTGGAATGAAGCGGGAAGCTGCCGCACGTTTTTCATTTCTGATGTCCATCCCTGTAATCGCGCTCAGCGCTATGTTGTTGACGGTGGAGCTGCTTACTCTAGAAAGTGTGCCATGGAACGATTTATTGCTGGGTACAGTTCTATCTTGTCTGAGTGCTTATCTATGTATTCATTTTTTCCTGCAATTTATTAGCCGCATTGGGATGGCTCCTTTTGCGATCTATCGCCTGATTCTCGGAGCGATACTTATTTGGATGATATGGGGGTAG
- the tsaB gene encoding tRNA (adenosine(37)-N6)-threonylcarbamoyltransferase complex dimerization subunit type 1 TsaB has translation MKILALDTTSGACSVALISDDQLIERFVQAERDHTRRLLPMVDEVLAEADMKLADLDALAVSQGPGSFTGLRIAISSVQGLAYASDLPVVPVSSLAALALGARRSHPEWGQYPIVAMLDARMQQVYWGVYSTNSPSESLIPEAVQNPEEVLLSLEDSEVSAPIYGAGPGLHYDVFRQASLEAVDQACFIYARDIAQLAVPLLEQGNSVTAEELEPVYLRNEVTWKKRQKIRSQ, from the coding sequence GTGAAAATACTTGCCCTGGATACAACTTCGGGAGCCTGTTCTGTTGCTCTCATATCTGATGACCAATTGATTGAACGTTTCGTGCAGGCTGAGCGAGACCATACCCGTCGCCTTTTGCCAATGGTGGATGAAGTCCTCGCAGAAGCCGATATGAAGCTCGCCGACCTGGATGCCCTTGCTGTCAGCCAAGGGCCGGGGTCATTTACCGGTCTTCGAATTGCAATTAGCAGTGTGCAGGGGTTGGCCTATGCTTCCGATCTGCCGGTAGTTCCGGTTTCCAGTCTCGCTGCCCTTGCCCTTGGAGCCCGGCGCTCGCATCCGGAGTGGGGACAATATCCTATAGTGGCGATGCTGGATGCACGCATGCAACAGGTATATTGGGGGGTTTACTCTACTAACTCACCCAGTGAGAGCTTGATCCCGGAAGCTGTACAGAACCCGGAAGAGGTTTTGTTGTCTCTAGAGGATTCAGAGGTCTCCGCTCCAATTTATGGGGCGGGCCCGGGCTTGCACTACGACGTTTTTCGGCAGGCGTCACTGGAAGCGGTTGATCAGGCGTGCTTCATTTACGCTCGGGATATAGCGCAACTGGCAGTTCCATTGTTGGAGCAAGGCAATTCTGTTACTGCTGAAGAGCTTGAGCCTGTTTATTTGCGCAATGAAGTCACATGGAAAAAACGACAAAAAATTCGATCCCAATAG
- the hemH gene encoding ferrochelatase, translating to MSTAIILMNLGTPAEPKPAAVRSFLREFLSDPRVVEIPRPIWLTILNCFVLPFRPQRIAPAYEEIWNGSADEAKVEGSPLLYYTQKQAELLQKHLLAEGNEVAVEYAMTYGEPRLDKTIETLRKKSFESFVVLPLYPQYSATTTAAIYDQVAQIFRNSRDIPDISLIRDYYRNPLYIKSLANSVREHWEKVEPAEKLLLSFHGIPKANVDKGDPYYHHCMETAKLLADELKIGEDKWQVTFQSRFGKAEWLQPYTDKTLIEWGKAGISSVDVICPAFSADCLETLEEISVENRANFIDAGGRDYRYIPALNLRKDHIEALAGIVQTKLEGTK from the coding sequence ATGTCTACGGCGATAATTTTGATGAATTTGGGTACTCCTGCTGAGCCGAAACCTGCAGCAGTGAGAAGTTTTTTGCGGGAATTCCTTTCAGATCCACGGGTTGTTGAGATTCCGAGACCAATCTGGTTGACCATCTTGAACTGCTTCGTGCTGCCTTTTCGCCCACAGCGTATTGCGCCTGCATACGAGGAAATATGGAATGGAAGTGCTGATGAAGCAAAGGTGGAAGGATCACCACTTCTCTACTATACGCAGAAGCAAGCAGAGCTATTGCAAAAGCATTTACTGGCAGAAGGTAATGAGGTCGCTGTTGAATATGCGATGACTTATGGTGAGCCCCGTCTGGATAAGACGATAGAAACTCTGCGAAAGAAAAGCTTTGAATCTTTCGTGGTTCTTCCCCTCTATCCCCAATATTCGGCTACCACGACTGCTGCAATTTATGACCAGGTGGCGCAAATTTTTCGCAATAGTCGTGATATTCCGGATATTTCCTTGATTCGAGATTATTATCGAAATCCACTGTATATAAAATCCCTGGCCAATTCAGTGAGAGAGCACTGGGAAAAAGTAGAGCCTGCAGAAAAGTTATTGCTTTCGTTTCACGGCATCCCCAAAGCGAATGTTGATAAGGGAGACCCCTACTATCACCACTGTATGGAAACAGCGAAGTTATTAGCGGACGAGCTGAAAATTGGTGAGGATAAGTGGCAAGTTACGTTCCAGTCGCGTTTTGGTAAGGCAGAGTGGCTGCAACCATACACTGATAAGACTCTAATAGAGTGGGGCAAAGCGGGAATTAGTAGTGTCGATGTAATTTGCCCGGCTTTTTCTGCTGATTGCCTGGAAACACTGGAAGAAATTTCGGTAGAGAATCGCGCTAATTTTATAGATGCCGGGGGCCGTGATTACCGTTATATTCCCGCTTTAAATTTACGCAAGGATCACATAGAGGCACTTGCCGGAATTGTGCAAACCAAGCTCGAAGGGACAAAATAA